Proteins from one methanogenic archaeon mixed culture ISO4-G1 genomic window:
- a CDS encoding FAD/FMN-containing dehydrogenase yields MRALNYNGNPVSCDVIDRIASVIGAEKISKEHESTIITPKSQADVIAAVKAVMAADGVITTKAAKCHRDGEVCLDFSDMKDIEFIDTVNMTAKVQVGCKFSDLVKAVEEKGFTLAVRPAGKDVTVEDWVYRELPCVGSYKYGTVKDNVFNVFAVDYTGGAVETGYDNIGYYMSGYNLTQTYLASYFTIGIITAVTVKIIPKGVTKAVSYEFAGPVDIQEALMKMAQEPSVKPLHISYNENKVVVAYQGDEAFVDLDVSATDAIFEGATKIEDDLWNGIEEAKCMDPKAPTFYLPLKNMAAFIASAKDAGFNVAGNIPDCSTAVVKLRDQDVDLEDIIAKAEELGGRYGGKCPKDYRTNGTNRFIQKVVGAFLGEKPKEPRLTRRVTPEIIEELQAAVGAKNVNTNGMDRTIYCHDLAPLPKEAGLAFNCIPDVIVRPENVCHIAAVMKIAYKHGIAVTPRGNATWGLGGCMPTNAGIIIDMTSKMNKVLEINTEERYVKVQAGCTWKRLLEACMKKGYIIGSYPSSFPAGTIGAWISTNGMGIGSYKYGSAKDNVLNSCVVVDDGTVVRTGFDNMGSYGMNFNLNQFFSGAEGTLGILGTVTFRIYPMGEVRCTGYEYDGLSMADPQLQEIIQNPSVVPLHIAWSDYMHFENQRRAGLHAPDVTNVFLVTFQGDAAHNDLGEQFADASAEKNGGRKIASEVAEHEWEERCYEFRARKVGVGEIPAEVIVPAHNWGEYVDICYDGFKAMRMEPGGVIGVMVDRSTTLFMPYYFKDDELMTGMLPFGFNFYMGDRAAEFGGRSTGLGVFFAWQLDVIHNAPTVRTMRELKTVLDHHDVVNPGHVVCGMTRFGINMGKPIMSLGSTVLQTVKKMFPKDTTFSDNLGRFRYNDMEHLKVLDRHHKLGDGTQ; encoded by the coding sequence ATGAGAGCACTGAACTACAACGGAAACCCGGTGTCCTGCGATGTAATCGACCGCATCGCATCGGTCATCGGAGCGGAGAAGATCTCCAAGGAGCACGAATCCACGATCATCACACCCAAATCCCAGGCGGATGTCATCGCCGCCGTCAAGGCGGTCATGGCCGCGGACGGAGTGATCACCACCAAGGCGGCCAAATGCCACAGGGACGGAGAGGTCTGCCTCGACTTCAGCGACATGAAGGACATCGAGTTCATCGACACCGTCAACATGACCGCGAAGGTCCAGGTCGGATGCAAATTCAGCGACCTCGTCAAGGCAGTTGAGGAGAAGGGATTCACCCTCGCCGTCCGCCCCGCAGGAAAGGATGTCACAGTCGAGGACTGGGTCTACAGGGAGCTGCCCTGCGTCGGATCCTACAAGTACGGTACGGTCAAGGACAACGTCTTCAACGTCTTCGCGGTCGACTACACCGGCGGAGCCGTCGAGACGGGTTACGACAACATCGGATACTACATGTCCGGTTACAACCTCACCCAGACCTACCTAGCGTCGTACTTCACCATCGGAATCATCACCGCTGTGACCGTCAAGATCATCCCCAAGGGAGTCACCAAGGCCGTATCCTATGAGTTCGCCGGCCCCGTTGACATCCAGGAAGCACTGATGAAGATGGCCCAGGAGCCCTCTGTCAAGCCCCTGCACATCTCCTACAACGAGAACAAGGTCGTCGTGGCATACCAGGGTGACGAGGCGTTCGTCGACCTGGACGTCTCCGCTACGGACGCCATCTTCGAGGGAGCCACCAAGATCGAGGACGATCTCTGGAACGGCATCGAGGAGGCCAAGTGCATGGATCCCAAGGCACCCACGTTCTACCTCCCCCTGAAGAACATGGCAGCGTTCATCGCTTCCGCAAAGGATGCGGGATTCAACGTCGCGGGAAACATCCCCGACTGCTCCACTGCAGTAGTGAAGCTCAGGGACCAGGATGTGGATCTCGAGGACATCATCGCCAAGGCCGAGGAGCTGGGAGGAAGGTACGGAGGCAAGTGTCCCAAAGACTACCGCACCAACGGCACCAACAGGTTCATCCAGAAGGTCGTCGGCGCATTCCTGGGAGAGAAGCCCAAGGAGCCCCGCCTCACCAGGAGGGTCACCCCCGAGATCATCGAGGAGCTGCAGGCAGCGGTCGGAGCCAAGAATGTCAACACCAACGGAATGGACAGGACGATCTACTGCCACGACCTGGCACCCCTCCCGAAGGAGGCAGGTCTCGCATTCAACTGCATCCCCGACGTCATCGTCAGGCCAGAGAACGTCTGCCACATCGCAGCCGTCATGAAGATCGCATACAAGCACGGTATCGCCGTCACCCCCAGGGGCAACGCCACATGGGGACTCGGAGGATGTATGCCCACCAACGCGGGTATCATCATCGACATGACCTCCAAGATGAACAAGGTCCTGGAGATCAACACCGAGGAGAGGTACGTCAAGGTCCAGGCCGGATGCACATGGAAGAGACTGCTGGAAGCATGTATGAAGAAGGGCTACATCATCGGATCGTACCCCTCCAGTTTCCCCGCGGGAACCATCGGCGCATGGATCTCCACCAACGGTATGGGAATCGGATCCTACAAGTACGGATCCGCCAAGGACAACGTCCTGAACTCCTGCGTCGTCGTAGACGACGGTACCGTCGTGAGGACCGGATTCGACAACATGGGATCCTACGGCATGAACTTCAACCTCAACCAGTTCTTCTCCGGAGCGGAGGGAACACTGGGTATTCTGGGAACAGTCACGTTCAGGATCTACCCCATGGGAGAGGTCAGGTGCACCGGATACGAGTACGACGGACTGAGCATGGCCGACCCCCAGCTCCAGGAGATCATCCAGAACCCCTCTGTCGTCCCATTGCACATCGCATGGTCCGACTACATGCACTTCGAGAACCAGCGCAGGGCCGGCCTCCACGCACCCGACGTGACCAACGTGTTCCTGGTGACGTTCCAGGGAGACGCGGCCCACAACGACCTGGGCGAGCAGTTCGCCGACGCCTCCGCGGAGAAGAACGGCGGAAGGAAGATCGCCTCCGAGGTCGCAGAGCACGAGTGGGAGGAGAGGTGCTACGAGTTCCGCGCAAGGAAGGTCGGAGTCGGTGAGATCCCCGCTGAGGTCATCGTACCGGCCCACAACTGGGGAGAGTATGTCGACATCTGCTATGACGGATTCAAGGCCATGAGGATGGAGCCCGGAGGGGTCATCGGAGTCATGGTCGACAGGTCCACCACCCTGTTCATGCCCTACTACTTCAAGGACGACGAGCTCATGACCGGAATGCTCCCGTTCGGATTCAACTTCTACATGGGAGATCGTGCGGCTGAGTTCGGCGGAAGGTCCACCGGACTCGGAGTGTTCTTCGCATGGCAGCTGGACGTGATCCACAACGCGCCCACCGTCAGGACCATGAGGGAGCTCAAGACCGTCCTCGACCACCACGACGTGGTCAACCCCGGACACGTGGTCTGCGGAATGACCAGGTTCGGAATCAACATGGGCAAGCCCATCATGTCCCTCGGAAGCACCGTCCTCCAGACGGTGAAGAAGATGTTCCCCAAGGACACCACCTTCTCCGACAACCTCGGAAGGTTCAGGTACAACGACATGGAGCACCTGAAGGTCCTGGACAGGCACCACAAGCTCGGTGACGGAACCCAGTGA
- a CDS encoding methanogeneis marker protein 15: MDGGIELTIKIAQLSCGTEYSSVQYEIEKAARSVGATIVYPDVSAADIDKAVEEFGFKPRSPQLKLMIARAESLASGRYEADAVFITTCFRCAEAALVRNELRRYIQEHTKLPVVTYSFTERLKASQLLTRMEALVTIVTRKELLARERQTGITVGLDSGSSTTKAVVMENNKIIGKDWTPSGAVVVESATQVLNNALEQAGITMDQVEAIGTTGYGRFTLGKHFNAKLVQEELTVNSKGAVWLANRQKGEATIIDIGGMDNKAITVRDGIPDNFTMGGICAGASGRFLQMTANRLKIEITELGRLADKGDWRNAKMNSYCSVFGIQDLVTTLGEGKKFEDVACAACHSVAEQVYEQQLQEIDVRHPIIQVGGTSLISGLVTQVGEVLGEHPIVPPDSQYIGAVGGALLSSGFL; the protein is encoded by the coding sequence ATGGATGGAGGGATTGAATTGACCATCAAGATCGCGCAGCTCTCATGCGGAACGGAATATAGCAGCGTGCAGTACGAGATCGAGAAGGCCGCGAGGTCCGTCGGGGCGACCATCGTCTATCCGGATGTTTCCGCCGCGGACATCGACAAGGCCGTGGAGGAGTTCGGATTCAAGCCCAGGTCCCCCCAGCTCAAGCTGATGATCGCAAGGGCTGAGTCCCTGGCATCCGGAAGGTACGAGGCGGATGCGGTGTTCATCACCACATGCTTCAGGTGCGCCGAGGCGGCACTGGTCAGGAACGAGCTCAGGAGATACATCCAGGAGCACACCAAGCTGCCCGTCGTCACATACTCGTTCACGGAGAGGCTCAAGGCTTCACAGCTCCTGACGAGGATGGAGGCTCTCGTGACCATAGTCACGAGGAAGGAGCTCCTGGCAAGGGAGAGGCAGACCGGAATCACGGTCGGACTGGACTCCGGATCGTCCACCACGAAGGCGGTCGTCATGGAGAACAACAAGATCATCGGAAAGGACTGGACGCCCTCGGGAGCTGTCGTCGTGGAATCCGCTACGCAGGTGCTGAACAACGCACTGGAGCAGGCAGGGATCACGATGGACCAGGTCGAGGCCATCGGTACCACCGGCTACGGACGTTTCACCCTCGGGAAGCACTTCAACGCCAAGCTGGTGCAGGAGGAGCTTACAGTCAACTCCAAGGGTGCGGTCTGGCTCGCTAACAGGCAGAAAGGTGAAGCTACGATCATCGATATCGGAGGAATGGACAACAAGGCCATCACGGTCAGGGACGGTATCCCCGACAACTTCACCATGGGAGGTATCTGCGCCGGAGCGTCCGGAAGGTTCCTCCAGATGACCGCGAACAGGCTCAAGATCGAGATCACGGAGCTCGGAAGGCTAGCCGACAAGGGAGACTGGCGCAACGCCAAGATGAACTCCTACTGCTCTGTCTTCGGTATCCAGGACCTGGTCACCACCCTCGGAGAGGGAAAGAAGTTCGAGGATGTCGCTTGCGCAGCATGCCACTCCGTGGCCGAGCAGGTCTACGAGCAGCAGCTCCAGGAGATCGATGTCAGGCACCCGATCATCCAGGTCGGAGGGACATCGCTGATCTCCGGTCTAGTCACCCAGGTCGGTGAGGTCCTGGGCGAGCACCCCATAGTGCCGCCGGACTCCCAGTACATCGGGGCGGTCGGCGGGGCGCTGCTGAGCTCCGGATTCCTGTGA
- a CDS encoding methanogeneis marker protein 7, whose protein sequence is MFEVMMYDGGIYRSDELFEMIEDVGGVVLQKNRSSQMLTVIMSVPGEDREEISRLCTEIGGTVKEVPLAGTEIAVVGPTLGRHHMPHPICDIAEVLRRAGAITVVMGLARGRGKNTSQISAVEKGIIDEYDACVFVLGNFKACVEKKTELIKDLHVPVVLVSGPMPEGVEGTYDAIVTGVGRKASRMKDADDRAKLDEISDTLENVLKDKKLSIEEDPLFVHPAEIKQILQEYEPIDMCLRPAPMVLHLDGLRIKIPYAEHREYLENVMVYGRKLGEVAYIEPSRIDDSSVIIRIKTRSQVEYEDSLKG, encoded by the coding sequence ATGTTTGAGGTCATGATGTACGACGGAGGTATCTACCGTTCCGACGAGCTCTTCGAGATGATCGAGGACGTGGGCGGGGTGGTCCTGCAGAAGAACAGGAGCTCCCAGATGCTCACCGTCATCATGTCGGTCCCGGGAGAGGACAGGGAGGAGATCTCCAGGCTGTGCACCGAGATAGGGGGCACAGTTAAGGAGGTCCCGCTGGCCGGTACGGAGATAGCGGTCGTCGGACCCACGCTGGGAAGGCATCACATGCCCCACCCGATATGCGATATCGCGGAGGTCCTTAGGAGGGCCGGTGCGATCACCGTCGTCATGGGACTGGCCAGGGGAAGGGGGAAGAACACCTCCCAGATCTCCGCTGTGGAGAAGGGCATAATCGACGAGTACGACGCATGCGTCTTCGTGCTCGGTAACTTCAAGGCTTGCGTCGAGAAGAAGACCGAGCTGATCAAGGACCTGCACGTGCCTGTGGTGCTTGTCTCCGGTCCGATGCCGGAGGGCGTCGAGGGCACATATGACGCGATAGTCACTGGTGTCGGAAGGAAGGCGTCCAGGATGAAGGATGCCGACGACAGGGCCAAGCTCGACGAGATCTCGGACACACTGGAGAACGTCCTGAAGGACAAGAAGCTGTCCATCGAGGAGGATCCCCTGTTCGTCCACCCTGCCGAGATCAAGCAGATCCTGCAGGAGTACGAGCCCATCGACATGTGCCTGAGACCGGCTCCGATGGTCCTCCATCTCGACGGGCTCAGGATCAAGATCCCGTACGCGGAGCACCGCGAGTATCTGGAGAATGTCATGGTCTACGGAAGGAAGCTGGGCGAGGTCGCCTACATCGAGCCGTCGAGGATCGACGACAGCAGCGTCATCATCCGCATCAAGACCCGTTCCCAGGTGGAGTACGAGGACTCGCTGAAAGGATGA
- a CDS encoding methanogeneis marker protein 17, producing MDIEVIGEDKFGEPAYRKLFEDTMSDLNKAVLIEKAKLVLKPSVPLFIFSIVLKADPGDKTVVDAANVREENTTTYITITQERYAPDILRALWTKYGRNRVVQQTRFDIEVANAKMSELQEMVISSGEQDLREIMGAIWRSMPEGIKNRRTLISGGVITVIATEELMAPEMLAEGAEVHVSMGGSADV from the coding sequence ATGGACATAGAAGTGATCGGAGAGGACAAGTTCGGGGAGCCCGCGTACAGGAAGCTGTTCGAGGACACCATGAGCGATCTCAACAAGGCCGTCCTCATCGAGAAGGCGAAGCTCGTCCTGAAACCGAGCGTCCCGCTGTTCATCTTCTCCATCGTTCTGAAGGCGGATCCCGGCGACAAGACCGTCGTGGACGCCGCCAACGTCAGGGAGGAGAACACCACCACGTACATCACCATCACCCAGGAGCGTTACGCTCCGGATATACTGAGGGCGCTCTGGACCAAGTACGGCAGGAACAGGGTCGTCCAGCAGACGAGGTTCGACATCGAGGTCGCCAACGCGAAGATGTCCGAGCTCCAGGAGATGGTCATATCATCGGGCGAGCAGGACCTCAGGGAGATCATGGGTGCAATCTGGCGCTCCATGCCGGAAGGCATCAAGAACCGCCGTACGCTGATCAGCGGAGGCGTCATCACCGTGATCGCCACGGAGGAGCTCATGGCACCGGAGATGCTGGCCGAAGGCGCGGAGGTCCACGTTTCAATGGGAGGTTCAGCAGATGTTTGA